TTAGAATATATGACAATTTcctcacaacaaaaaaaaatagtattcGTTGTGCAGTTTCTCAAATAGATCTTCATAActggctttgttttttcttttttttttgatttcataATTCCTCAGAAAATCTATAGATGTCTTTGTGgtgttaatatttaaaacacGCCTTCATGTTTGACTTCAAAGACGAACacattttaactgcacacaCAATACCTGCAGCTATATAAACCTTTGCAGGACTGGACAAAAGagagggtggtggtggggggggggggtcagaaaTATTGTTTGGGGCTCTGCGCACTAAGGGAGGAGTACGTTTTTAAAGCAGAGCTGTCTGTGAGTGGGTTAAAGAGCGGGGTCCCGTTTGAATATCCAGCCTGTTTGTCTAGTACTTGGTTTCAACCACTTCCACCGGAGCACCGGGCCTCCGGCAACGTACAGCTCCTTAAAACTGTGAGCTGGGTTTAACAGGCACAGGCAACGGCTGCCCCTCCGGCGCTTAGTACACCCCTTTATAGTAAGAAAAATGAAACCTTATTAtactttaaattattattattattattattattattattaataataataataataataattgtatcaTAATTATACAGGGGGTTTTGGTGGTACTGTTTGTACGTTTATTTTTTGGATCTAAGTTATATGTAGGAAAAGCTTCGAGTTGATCggataatttttttttcagaaagagTTAATTGCTGAGTTTGCGTATTTACGCACTGGTCTTGTCACCAAAACGTATTGTTAAATAGTCTGGGAAGGGTCCCTGACGTATGCCTTTACTCCCATATTGTGAAGTAACATGGGACGTGATTGGACCCACACTTGGCCCAAAAGTTATGGAAAAGTTGGAAAATCATCTCTAATTGTTTTGATATAATGGTTTTAACCTGCAAAGTCAGCCTAATTTGGCGTACGTATGAACGCTGAAGACATCAACCATCCTGTCGCCAGCTGTTAAGGTATAGAAGCCCCATGTAGCTTTGTTTAATTTATGGATTCAGTATCTGCTAAGTCGGAAGGTTTCAGGCCCATTGTATAAATTGCTGCTCTCCGCGGAAGATAAATGGTGTTCCAGCGCCACCTTGCTTTGACAGAGGAGCGAGCAAGCGCCGCCAGTGGATTTAAGACAACATTGCAAGTAATTGAAACCAAATGAGAATGTGTGAGCAGTCAGTGGGCTATTCCAGTTCGTGAAGTAGCCAAACCGATGTCAGTCAAAAGGAAGTTGGCCTGGGccataaatgtaaataaatctaTTTGACAAATATCCACATTTTCATCTTTATGCTTTCATTCTCAACTTTTAGAGTAATGGGCCCATTTTTATAATGATATCCGAAAAGGGCACCAATACTGAATCACAAAACCCAAAGCTTATAGTGTCTTATTCTGAATatgactttttacatttttgtattaaaaacacGAACATACATCTGAAATTGCATATGGCGAAGTAGTCCTGTTGAAGTCTGACAAAATAAGCGCTGTCTAAAAACGTAACACAATCTTATCCTGTGGTGCCATCTTGTGGTCGTAAAATATAAAGTCAAAGGAGGGCATCAACAGTAATGCATGTTGAGCTTCATAAATTAAGACATTTACAGTGTCGTTTATTTGCCTTAGGTAGGTCGTGTTTGTTTAGTCAGCTGATGAGATGATGAGGATTACTTTTTATAGAAACGGTGCGTAAgtgtgtaaatatattttgaagtCATATTTATCAACGAAAATCCTCATGcataatatttttaaaatcatgtaCAGTAAGAGTTAGTGGTCCAATCTCCATCGGTGGGTTAACATAGGGAAGCTTTGTTTAAGGCCAAATCATCTTTGTTTTGGGGCGACAGAGCCAAATTATAGGATactaaaaacaaatgcagtgaTGTAGGCTATTTTCTCcgaattaattaaataaataaataatactcGTACACTTAGGACCTTTCTTGTCTGATAAAGTTTTACATTGCTTCTAGTTTACAACTAAACATTATGTGAATGATCCAATATCTTAATACGTCATGACTcttaccccctccccccctaaAATATTGACGTTAGTATCTAGGCTATATTATACAACATGTAACATGAATATTTTTTGTGTTATAGCCTTGTTTGAATGTTCAAGCACCGTAAGTAAATTAATTTTAATTGTATGAAAACAAGGAAGACATATAAACTCCTCTGTGATTAAATTTGCACGATATATCAAGCTGTTGCAGAAGCTAGAGTGAGATATCATCGATGattaaaagtgaagaaaaaaaaaacatgtcatagGTAATTCAGTTGGctattttcaaaaatgaaaatgattcagACCAAACAGAATCTACCCAGTTATCCACATGtacaaaaaatattatatatcttattttttatttattttcactatatatattttgtatcttAAATATTACGCATTTTTTAGTAATAATTTCTTATTTCAATGTTATCTTGAAGCCGCAATCTGTTTTAAAGCACCAGGGACTACACTTCCCATCAGCCACTCTACCGTGTTTTTGTGTGCCAATAATTAGTGTTCGGTGGGGAACAGAGCCTGCCGTCGGTAGTGACAGAGGACAAATTGAAGAAGCAAGGTTGTATGCTACATTTGAGTCTCAAATTGTCATACTTAATATTCTGAGACGTCACTGTTGTATAACTTTTAAATACAATGGCGTTTATGTCATGAACTGAGAGTGACGATGCATTCAGTGTATTTAAAAAGCTTTCTTGTAACATATTGTATAAGTGTGTAACAACAGTGGTGCTAGTTTGTGCTAAGGCTTAGGCTATTTGGTTTTGGAACATCATACATCTTATCTAataaaccagacacacacacacccttcagggagagggggggggggcacagtgTAACGATTTGTCAAACAGACGAGCATTGCGGTGTAACGGCGAAGAGAAGAGTTATCGTATGCtccaatgtttttatttcttctgttgCCTCAGCTAGTTTTATGCTATAGCTCTGTGCTTCAGGACTCAGACAGCTCCTTGAACATTTCTGCACCTGTGAGTGATATTAAGTTGAAACAGAAAGTCCTCTTAATTGAATAAGTTACCTTGTAGGCCTACTTTGAGTTCGTACACTAACTGGTGCTGTGGTCCTGACAGGTGTCCAACATGACTGTGGATTGGGTAGGTTATGGATACGCAGCTCTCATCGCTTCTGGAGGAGCCATTGGTTATGTGAAAGCAGGTGAGTGTTATGATGTAAAAGTAATATCAAGTTTTTAGGCTCTGGTGTTTGCTTATTTGTTTGCATGGTTTGTATCATAACTATTTCTCAATGTGGTGTTTACATTAGACCCTTTTCTAAATCTCCATCTGGCAGAATTAACAAGATGATTTCATGTCCTCACCTTGTTAAATATCAGTGATCATGCGAAGAACAAACAACCATAACGTACCTATCCATCCATACTTCAGTCGTGTTGCTGTAAGGCGCAGTTGTTGACCTTCTGTGTGACCTCTCTTTCAGGCAGTGTCCCGTCCCTTGCTGCTGGTCTTCTCTTTGGTGGTCTCGCTGGTTTAGGTGCCTACCAAATCTCCAATGACCCCAAAAACATTTGGGTGTCCCTGGGTTAGTaccctcagaaaaaaaaatctgtatttggTGTTGTATTGAGGTAAAGGTAGAATGATTGTGAACAGTCTTATTTTGTTGTAACTATGGTAATTTTCACCATCACCCAATTCATATTTTACACCTCATGTTGGCTTCCAGCGACATCTGGAGCTCTGACTGGAGTCATGGGAAAGAGGTTCTATGGATCCAGGAAGTTCATGCCAGCTGGCTTGATGGCTGGAGCAAGGTACCGTATATCAATCTCCTTTATTCATCTAAACACTAATAACAATCGAGGTGAATTAATTAGATTTGATGAGTGTAACAGGATGTTGTTGTTACCTCTATGAGGGCAGATGTGCTCATTGTATAGTCAGATGTAGAAATGAGAACTACCAATAAATATGACAGTGATAGTAACTCTAGCAAATACAGATGTGTCTGTTCAGCacaatgtctttcttttttttcatttggtaaGCGTACAACCTCAAGTACAGTCTGGAGTCTTAAAGTTCTTGTCTTGTTTCAGTCTTCTGATGGTGGGAAAGCTAAGTCTCGCATTGCTCCAGAAGCCCCAGGAGTCCTGATGGAGGGAAGAATCGAACGTGTTCTCCAGCCCAATGTCTGAGGAGTGGCCTGTCAGCGTTTGTCATTTACTGTTGAATATTGAATATTATTTTGCAAATGATGCAGTAGTGTTTATTTGAAGATGAAATACAATACCatgtttatataataataatggcTGTCTTGTCATTTCTTTTCCAATGAATGCATTAtgcacctttttgtttttatttgtaaaaaaaaaaaaacttttacaaaatgttcagATAATTCATTGCTtaatacaaagagagaaagttaTAGCTTTGACTACCATTGCAATTAAAAGTATTTAGTCACCTGGTCaatagaagaagaggaaaataaacatttcagaatgTATTGATAAATTATCGCTTAGGTTTTGTCATCAGTAATAAAACAATACTTGACCATTGCTactagggtaaaaaaaaaaagaaggaaaagctTTGCTGTGTTTAACTCCTACTCAGAAATATCCCAACACTAACAGTAGAATTGGCGCATCCTGGATCTTTCAGGAATACAGTGGGGTTATTATTATAGACAGTATCAGGCTTTGTTCATCATGGCAACTGTGATCTCCAAATCACAGACTCCATACACCCTAACAGTTAGATCATACATGTCTCAGGTTCTCTAGAAACAAGGATTTGCTACAGTGGCATAACAATAGTCTCTTAAAAGAATGTGGGATTTCTTGTGTTCCAACTTTTGTCACTTTTCTTCCTACCCTCTacctaatttttttttttttttgaaaatgtaatttgtttcAAGGAACATGTAGATTTCCTCATTTACAAGTTCTTCCATGTTTAAGTATGAACATAGTTAAAACTTAAGTTCTTCCATTTTTGTGAACTACCGATTTCCACCGTATTTGGATGTCCAGTCCACTCTGCCATGGACGGGCTGCACGGCTGGAGCTCTAGTCAGGATGTTCCCAGAGTTTTTCCCAAGGGCTGCGTAGCTGCTCCCCTTCATCTGAGTCCtgtctgccctcctcctccagccctCGAAATCTGGAACAACATGCATGTGAGTCGTTGTTCTCTATGATACTGAGACCATCTCTCTACCCAGCTACATATGTCACTTCAGTGTCCTGGGTGCAGAGACAGTCTCTTTACTCAGAACGATTACACCAACATGTAACTGTAAACTGTAAAGCTATACAGTTAGGTACAATCCAAGCCAAATGTAAAGATAAAATGTGTGCTCTATTAGTATTCAATCAATAGAAAACGATGACTCAAGCATGgagaaaacagcaacaactaGAGAATAGAAATACCTTCATTAGTCTCACTCAAAGAGGAGTTAGAAATAGGCTTGGACAATGCAGATTttggtttgtcttttttattgtcaGGAGATGAGGAAAGATTTACTGAAAGAGTGAAGAAAGGAGAAACAGTAAAAGTTAGGAGTGGAAATACTGCAAGTCAGTGATTGGAAACTTTATAGAAAAATGAGGAGGAACAGTTAGGAAGAGAGTAGCTGATCACACAGAGTAAAATACCAGGAATCATCATGTGTTTCATAGATAAGATAAAACCATACTTGTGTGCTGACCAGCCAAAGGGGCAAGCTGGATTCTCTGTCCCACTGAGCCCACCTCTTTCTTTTGGAATGACGGGATATAACCACCCGAGAGGTTGTATTTGGTGCTTACAAAAGTCCCtaaaagtgaagaaaagacACAATTCATGGGTATTCCAAACACTCATTGTAATGCTCTCCAGTAAGACTTgtgtaaacttaaaaaaaaaaacgcaaagaaagaacattttagtggagaaaatcatttttaaaagttctCAAATATGACCTCACTTCTGTTAATGTCTCATGTTAGGTTGTGAGATGTAGGTACCGCATATGCAAACCAATGACTAAGTTGAAGTGATTGAAGCCATTCCAGCGACACCATCGGTCTGCTTCACCAGCAGCCACAGATGGTAATCACTATAATTAGAGAAGAGCCTCATTGTCCCTTTATGAAGATGTTGTGGTTGTAGTGCAATTTACCACCTAATTCACACCTGGAGTTCTTAGTTCTCGGGTTAAACTGTGTATTTGTACTCTTGTCTCCCGCAGAGCTTTTAGCAGTTTGTTTCTTTCACATGTTAAGTCGTCAGCTGAATACCTAAAAGCTCGGTGCATCAGCCGGCATTCTAACTACTATGTTGATACACAGAGGAGCTTTAGCATGACAACAAAAACTTACAGTCACAGAGTCAGAGATAGCTAGATTAACAGTTCACTAAATGTAAACTCAATGAAATACCTTTGGAGAGATCGATTTTCTCAAGTATTCTTTCTTTTACAATAGCTTTCTCTTGAGGGCTATCCATAGATTTAGAGGCAGTTTCTTCTAGAGtcccaggaaaaaaaagtagagaagTAAGACATGAATGCATcagagggaaagaagaaaagggggaaaaaatagaaatgattggagaaaattcaaagaaaaacatcatgcAGTGTTGGTTAAGGCAacagagaaagaacaaaaatgtTGTCTTAACCTGAacaacaatttataatcctgaGTAATAGGTGAGtagaatcaaaacaaacagagtgtttgtgtgtgtctgagggagTGCGTGGAGGTTGGACAAATGAGCAGGGGGTTACAGTTAAGGGCCATTTAGGGAACACTAGATCTAACACTGGCCGTCATGAAttagaaagagaggaggagaggtgaaagagaggcagaagaagagagggaaggaggggagCACAGCGGGGGctcatgttgtgtgtctgtatacATGACAAATGATTTATGGAGGTCTACGATCTCTAAAGTCACAGACACTCTGGCTCACTGCGAACACTGCTCTGTCAATGGCCCCATAAATACTGATCAGGAGACATTAGCTGCATCATTAGCATTTAGAGCTAATCACAAAGAGTGCAGTGTCCTATTATGTAACAGTAACTGACACTGACTGTCGCCAGGTTTCCACTGCCTGGTAAAATGAGGCGATTAAGGACGGTCATGGTGTAATCATTATTCATTGCTCTGGATTTCAAATGTAACTCCTCAGCAGACGTATAGtgtgttattttaaacacttttttatcGTGTGAGGGCTGAAATAATCACAGAAAATAAGTTAAATATATGTTGAGTCACAGAATGCTTGCATTTTATGGCCTTCAATTTTCTAAATTGGTTTTTGATCCCACATGAAATTCTTCTTTTTCACTAATATTCTGGAACACCGATTGGTCAGTTTATTTTCTACAAATGGGGGCTGTAAAACTAGTTGACAGATTACATAATTGTTCTGTTAATTTGTCCTCCTTCCTTAGCACGTTAGTGAAATCTGGGAACCTGAGTCCTATCCACTGCACACTGCGATCGGCCCTCTTAACACATCTACATAAGTCATCAGTCCTCACCTGCATTGACTCTGGCTCCAATTGGAGCGAGTGGTTTATTGATGGTGCTTGAGGAGTTCTCCCACAGGTCCCGTAGCGTCATACTACCCATCTCCTTATCTGCAGAAGTCTGATTCTTGCTGATCAACCCTTAAAGGCAACAGGagttgtgttgtaaaaaatctAATGCAAAGACTAAAATGAGcatgttgcatttttttaaaataaaactggcaGATCAGGTTGCTAAATATAAATGGAAATatgctttattgtttttattgttataaGAATGATGAAGGATTCATTGCATCGAGCTGCGGATCACATTTAATTCCTCAATCTGTTACagaggctttttttctttttaaaggtaattacaaacttgataaaaaaataacctGACATACAGAAAACAATCCTCATAAATAAGTTTAAGGGGAGAAGAGGTTAAGTGATGCAAGACCATTAGGAGACTATTTCTTGCTCAATGCTACATCATGGTGACTTTTCCCAATGATGAAGACGACCCAATTTGGTGTCATGCAGTCTTACCTGGCAAGTATCGTGACTGGCTCAGATAGTGCTGCCGAGCCGCGGATCCTGGAAGATTGGAGTCCATATGGCCCGCCTTAATATTGTTGGGTAGCTTAGTCACTGAGCTGTAGGAATACAGAGGTTTCGGCTCCTTAGGCCTGCAACAGAAATCAGTCTCTTCAAGGTCCATGCCCTGAAAAGCGTCTCAGAGTGCACTTTGTGAAGTCTCTATTGTGAGCTCttattctgtgtttgttgtgcatttcaaaatatatttaatagtTATAACAGACGGGGCTGAAGCTAATGCATGTATATTTATTGATACGACAATCTGAAGTCATGTTACCTTTTATCAACTCAGATAAAACATGGTGAATGACACCAGACCAGTTAAGATATGACATCACTTACTGTGGGCGCTGCTCCATAGgggccctctcctcctctgtgttccCCAGGCTGGGTTTCTTGGAGATGGAGGCGGACATTTCTGAGGGGTCGGATTCCTCCCAACTGTCTGAGGTCTTGGTCACCGTCTGTCCCCAGCGACGACGGCCACTTTTCAGCACCccagccccaccaccaccaccaccgacACTGTTCTCACTGCCCAGCGATGCAGCTTTCTGCAGAAGATATTAAACTCAAAGTCAACACAAACAACCAATTTTCTAAATCTATTTGACCAACTTAACATCTGTGATAGTAGTCACATTACAAAATCAGTGACCAGAAGGACTCGTTTGTGTAAAAGTagcattttaaaacacttttcttgTGCAAAAATTattcttacattttattgaaaatgaaatcaagaCACTCACTGCATTGCTGAGACCTGGTTTACACTCAGTCTGGGGAAGAGGGATCTGCTGAAGAGgctgatgatgctgctgctgctgctgctgctgctggtttctGGAGGAGGATGTGGAGGCTTTGGACTCAGAGGAAGACTGTTGGGGATCGGTCTTGGACTCTGATACTTGCCTCTGGCCTTGCACCCTTCCCTGCACCTTCACATTCTGGCTCTGAGGACGAGGTCCTAAAATTTGTCCGATCTGGAAATATGGATATCGCAGGGCCTGGACAAGGGGGAAAGGAACGCAAATCATTATTGTGAATATTCAGCAAGAATCCTTTTACAGCACAGTCAAGATTTCCAAACAATTCAAAAATGATTAACCCTGCATATACAAATGTATGAACCAGTCGACTGTGTAACTTGCATTATAAAACATGAGAGGAATTGAGCTGTAATGACACCAAACAAGGACAATTGTTTTCATCAAAGGCATGGTAGCATGAATTGTAAAATAAGTTCCATTCAGATGACTATTTTTGCTGACTAAATCTCAAGTGAAACCAAATTGTTCTCTTAGGATGAACTGAAAACAGATGTGCATCATTCACCTGGGAGCTGAGCAAGCAGAGGATGGAAAAGGTGTTGCCTACTCAGGGCCCACAGAGCAATTCAAGCTTCTCACTTGAGTTTAAATTATGTCTAACTACAtgagtgtttcccctaccattatataaGGGGGGGGCGGCCTACCCCCCCAACGGCCCCTCCCGCCTCCCCTTGAAgatcaaaaaaataatatatatatatctatatagatatagatatagatatttatttattttagatttatttttggtctttttgtgcctttagtgtagagataggatagtggatagagtcggaaatcagggaaataagtcatttaaggatacctgcccgatagaacaggacagctgtcattaaaagtaacgcatggaCACTAAGATTCCTTCAAGTATTTGTGTGGGCGTCCGTCTCCCCCccaaaagctgtaaacctaggggaaacactgtacgTCATAACCACTGTTGTAGGTATTAAACACAGCACAGCAGCACAGGTGGAACATTAAGCACTGGCAGAGGGAGTGAAGTAAAGCTTAAGCACTACTTAAAATGAAGGATTAGGATGCTGATGCAACTGTTAATCTGCATGTACTGTAGCAGCATGTGCTGTACTGAAATAGGCGTTGTTGATCTAAAGAAGGTAGTAGTTCTCAGTTTAAACTGGAGTCCTGAGCAGTCTAGACCATTATGTAAACTACAACTTAACAGTCAGCCTTGAGGCTTGGTCTTGCCTTCCGTACCTGTACAGCAGTTGGCCTCTTTTTTGGGTCCCACTGCAGCAGGTCCTTCATCAGGACGATAGCCTCATTGCTGGCATTGGGGATGAGGGTCTTCAGGTGGGTCGGCACACATTGAGGAAACCGAAAGTTCATAGCAGAAGCTAGCTGGTAGCCCTCCGGCCAATCCGCCTAAGGGAAGAGACAATCGTTGGATCatttattataatataatattcattaattggatttttttctcagaTTATGTGAGAACTTTGTTTGGCAATTCACAACTTTTAACAAAAATGGCTACTTCACTAAAGTATTTTTtgaaacatacaaatacaagaTCCTCAACCCCAAAAGCAACTATTGTCTCAATGTAATTTGATTTATGTTGAAACCTCTGGGGGTCTCCCTGCTCTAAGACTATCTGACTACATCATGGTCATCATAAGAGAAAACATAGTGGGTGATTTCTGCACCATTTGTTAGATCTGGATTGAACTTGAAAAAATGTATAGTACAATATGAACATAGTAACGTTTACAACATTGTTACTGAGAGGTGGATGACTCATGTCTTGACCAAGTCTTACTAGAAATGGGTTCTGTGACTGTTCTCTGCAGTCAGAGTCAATAGAGATGGATTTGGGGAAAGCCTTTGAAATGAAGGTGAAATCCTGCTCAGCATTAAGTGAACTTAAGCTGCTTTACACCACAAGCTAATTTTCACCACAGAGAGAGTAACACAGCTCCTGCCCTTCTTACTgttaatttaaacacattttccctttataaatgtaatcatatcataaatgattttatttcatttgatatCAGAACATGAAAAGTTTGATTAAAAGTCCAGATTTAATGTCAGTAATTTCTACCTATCCTCCAGTTTCTTATTACCTTTTTGACAGTGCCGAGGACTTGACAGATTTTAAAGACCTCGTCCACTTCACTGTTCCCAGGGAAAAGAGGTCTGAGGGTGTAGAGTTCAGCCATGATGCAGCCCACAGCCCACAGGTCAATGGGCGAGCTGTAGGTGGACGACCTGAGCAGAACCTCTGGAGCTCGATACCTGGACATGAAAAAGGAACATTCTCAAATAAACCACAACTGTAACCCAcagctaaaaaaatatataatgtacTTCTTGTATGCACgattttttcctgttttttttaatagatattGTTACCCAGTGAAGTACTTACCATCTAGTGGACACATAGTCTGTGTAGGGAGGTTTGGAGCGGATCTCTCTGGCTAGGCCAAAATCTGCTATTTTGACCAGTTCTGGACCCATGCATAGAAGATTTTCTGGCTTCATGTCTCGATGAAAGAAACCTGAAGGAAAGGTTTTACTGAGCTGAGCCAAAGTTTACAGAGTAATGTCACTTTTTAATGGGCAAATAAAATCACcaaactactactactaacTACTACGTTTTATATATTCATTGCAAATGTGCAGATTTCAGAAAGCACAAGAGAAGAAAGACTGAGCAGTTGCTGAAtggctgtttattttttttttgctcttggATGTTAGTGGTCCAGATTTGAAGGTCTGGTTAGTCAAGGCCTGAGAGTTATTATTTAAACACCCCAACATTGATTGTCTAACCTTAACCAAGCTATTTGAGTTCAAATGTTACATGTACAGTTTGTCCCtgtccttcttcctgcatctcatcCCATCTACCCCATCCCATTTTTCCAACCTGGCGCTGTTCatctttgctaaatgttgcgctcatgatggattaacattGGGTCTTTGtgatatagcaatgagtaaagtcttttacctgctttttgtatgcatgtacctgctttttgtaaagtgccttgaggtaacatttgttatgaattggcgctatacaaataaagattgattgattgattggcaGTCCTTTAATTACTGCATTCAGATATTCTGCATGAAGGCAGAATCATAAAGGGAAACAATAGGCTGTgtcttttctgcatgtttttttgttaatggGGTTGTGATGTAAATCATGCTTGCTGATGAAACAGGCACCAAATAGAGATAGGGTCGGCAAtgctattttaaaatattgttttgtatGGATTGagtctttttaatgtttcaaagCATAAACACACCTAGTAAGAATACAGAATGAAACATACACATGACATGACATTCCATATTTCATGTATTGTTCTTTCTGAAGTTCATACTAAACTATAAGAGttattacaaacacacactaacccaACAGATGAAAGATCATGCTATTTATGAGCAGGTAAAAGAATGAAAGCAGAGGACCTCTTACCATGCTTATGTACAAAAACCATCCCAGAGAGCACTTGAAACATGATGTTCCTAATTTCATTCTCAGAGAACATCTTATTCTCTCTGACAGCAGAGCAAAGCCATGGAAAAGGAAGGAATGAGAggtaaaagagaaagaaaagaaaagcagaaagtgaGATCCTGAAACTTAAAAGCCTACTGGATGTGCGGAAGCATGGGCATGTCCAAGTTTAAATCAATCACGTTGGGGTTTTTTAGATTTGAAAACTTGCCAATCTACACGAGGCTTCCACAGATCCATTTATTAAAAAGAAGCAGAACAGTTAGTTAGAAAAGCAAGTTATGAGAGTTCACAAACTACAAGATTCTGATCATTTAATCTCCAATTTGGCAATTCAGAACCATGTTTGAAATATTCCATATTCTGAATCTTGCAGTATGCAACCATCCTCCTCACACTAGCAGGGCATAAGGGAAACACTGTACACCTACCATATTTGTGAATAAAGGACAGGCCTTGTAAAATTTGAAAGCTTATGTTTCTGATCACTGATTCAGGGAACAATTTtgttctgtaaaaataaaagtgattcTTATGAGCCTGGTAATGCAAGTATAGGTACATAAACAGAATTGTCTTTGTAAGTCACTCAGTGGCCAAATACGCTGATAAACAGAGCATACATACGAATATACAGTTAGACATTCAAATGTGTAACACACCAGGGCTTCTTTGACCTGTGCATCTTTGTCATTTATAGGCAGGACAAAACAAAGTGTAGGTGCAGTGCACACTCTGGGTTTCCATCCTAGGAAAACCCACAAGACTGCCCCTAGAGATATGAGTCTGTTGGCAGCTGTAAATGTGTAACGGAAAGCTGATGCAGGTCAagttcaaaacatttaaaatcattgtCTGATGAGAGACCAACATAGAATATGCCAATGGAAACAATTGGGGCCAAGCCGATCACTCACAGGTAAACATTAAGTGAGTATGTTTAGCCATGTATGGCTTGTAATCCAGCAGGAAAATCCTGATAAGAAGCTGAAATTTTGTAACTTTACAATATAGCtatgatatttttaaaaacgACCATTGATTTATAGATCATGTACAAGCACTTACATTAAGTGTGGTGTTTCTTTTCTCACCTGTCCTTCATTAGCTGGTAGAGGTTCTCCTTCATATACTCA
This is a stretch of genomic DNA from Labrus bergylta chromosome 20, fLabBer1.1, whole genome shotgun sequence. It encodes these proteins:
- the tmem14ca gene encoding transmembrane protein 14C isoform X1, producing MFLFLLLPQLVLCYSSVLQDSDSSLNISAPVSNMTVDWVGYGYAALIASGGAIGYVKAGSVPSLAAGLLFGGLAGLGAYQISNDPKNIWVSLATSGALTGVMGKRFYGSRKFMPAGLMAGASLLMVGKLSLALLQKPQES
- the tmem14ca gene encoding transmembrane protein 14C isoform X2 → MTVDWVGYGYAALIASGGAIGYVKAGSVPSLAAGLLFGGLAGLGAYQISNDPKNIWVSLATSGALTGVMGKRFYGSRKFMPAGLMAGASLLMVGKLSLALLQKPQES